Within the Ranitomeya imitator isolate aRanImi1 chromosome 8, aRanImi1.pri, whole genome shotgun sequence genome, the region CCTCGAGAAGGGGATCCTCGTCAGACCCCGAAACTCCAACGCATCGGGCGCCACTGGCCGATTCAAGGTAAGATGGGTCACGATTGTCTGCTGCGCACCACTGCCCCGGATATTGGGGGTGCTGGTACTGTAATGAGGGGGGTTATGCTCTTCTCTGCAGCTGGCGAAGCCTGGAGCCAAACCTAAGGTGGAGGGTGAGAACATGGATCCCAATGTGCAACCAAAGGAGAAGACTGTGAAACCCAAGAAGAAGGTGGTAACTGTCTCCAAGAAACCAAAGGCTGCAAAAGTGGGATCTAAAGGTATGTTGGGGTCTTTATACCTAAACCAGTGTGTGCCCCCCTTTATAGACCGGATACCAGTGCCTGGATATGAATCCGCTCACCTTACTCCCAATTCTATGGGTgcatgcagctctgggtgtgactggagagaTGGCTCCGCTCCTGTATGTAGAGTGCAGTGCTGGGGGCGATGGAGGCTGCTGCTTGTCTGGTTAACACTTGTTTTCTTTAAAGCTGTTGAGAACATGGAGGACAAAGCTGCGGACAAGAAGGAAAGTCCCCCGGAGGTGAGAACATCTGCGGACCACCATTGTGTGTGTGGTCTATTCCCAGGATCTGCAGCTGCTGTAAAACTACAGCTCCCACCATTGGGCAGGCTAGGAGTTGTGGTGATCCAGAGGAAGGTGGAAATTGGTCTAAGCATCCTGGGAACTGTAGTTCCACAACAGCTGGAGGCTATTAAGATTGCATTGTCTTATAAGTATGATGTGCTGGTACTTAATGACTTGTTCATGTTCCTTTAAGGCCAAAGCTGCTGGCAGCAAACCAAAGAAGTCTGCTGCGGAGAAGACGGACAAAGGCTCGACAGTGACCAAGAAGCCAAAGGCCCAAGCTCTGTCTGCAGAAGGTGCGAAACCCAAAAAGGAACCGGTCAAGAAGACAAAGGATGGCGAGGAGAAACCTACAGCTAAAAGTAGCAAGAAGGCGAAGAAGTGACCTCCCTGGGGCGTCAGGGGTTTTTAACTTATGTAAATGTGACTTTAATTTATTCTGAATAAAGTGTTTAATAAGATGGGAGCTGTCCGTGTGTCTTCCCGCACCCCCTTCCCTCATGGTGctggtacatctgtgaattcagctCTGGAGTACTGAGCTGCAGAACTGTACATTGGATTCAAGCATGGTGgtgttaaagggaatgtgtcctCAGAATATGAGCTCTTTAAACCAGGCTTTGGGGTTACACTAACATTTTCATATCACAAGCTGCGTATAAAAATATTGCACTCTTCACTCACTGCCAGGGTTCTTCATATTTCAAGAAATCCACACACAAGCAGCACTAGACCGACTCAGACATTATATGTTGCAggtagcatctaatgagcgtgtgcaaaggacaCTACTGTAACTTTAATGACACGAAGTGACATGGATCCATCGTTcacatgtcacagctcaccttctccccccCGTACAACCATCTTtgtacacgctcattagatgcttcagtacaaaaGATCTGGTCTGTCCGTCTTGCTGCTAATGTATAGTTACTGAATGAGAGTTTTAAAGATTTAGAACTTATTTTTACAGATTGTGATATAGGCAAAAAAAATTGACGACAAACATTTGCTAATTTTCTGGTGCCGTAGATGCAGAATCAGTGGTAAGAAGGTGGGAGTTAATGGCCGTGTTGCTGCAGCTCCGGCTGTCACTGGAGTGATAAGAAATAAAGACGTGGGCtttaaatattttattacaaaGATCACATAGAACTTTAATACATAAACGGAtcttcctctatatacatctacataCAGTGTGCATAATCGCCCCTGCTGTGAGGCATTAAAGGGTTAAGGTCTGAATTTCAGAGCCTGATCCACTGCCTGCAACGCTAAGGAGAGTGGGGGTGGTTGTCTGGATGGATCATATATATATTCTTCCTCTTTCATGACCGTGGCTTACAGAATGCGTTTAGCCATGGCTGTGTCCCATAATGCATTGCAGATGGCTGGGAATGAAGACTTTTGCCACATCTTTGTTTTATGTAGCTGGCTGTGGTGTCGTAGACTCCATGGGTGTAACCTAAACAAGTCTGTGCTGCATGGAGAGGCGGTCTGCTGTACAGATCACATGTGGTCAACCAGCCCAATTCCACTACAAACCTTGCAAAGACCCTGGGGGGTCCTCAGGAAGATAACGATGGCTCCTAATACCCTTCTAGCAGGGGCCAGTGACTGTGGAGCCCCAGTGGCCCGTGCACACGTCACACAGCAATAAATCAATAGGAGGCCACTGACCACCGTGGTGATGTCAGCCATGTTACATCATCCTCTCTTCTTCCAGGTGGATCCCCGGGACCGATCTCTTCACTTCCCTGATCACCAGGCAATATAACGTTAACCCGTTCACTACCCTGGACCACCCCAGATTGTAAATCCATTGTCCAATACAATGGCTGCCGCTTGGTGGTCCTCGTCTGTCTCGTCATCTCTGCTCTGCAGATCTTCACGGCGTTCACTACTCGGCTCCTTCATATTACATTTATATCTTGACGATCTGTGACATCATCGTGGATTGTCCGTAATGCAGCGACATCACAAGTCATCTGGAATATTGATTGCATTCTGCACCATGGAGCAGCCATGTTTAAAGGGAAAGTCTTGCAAGGACCAGGACTCAATGCAACCAACTAAACGTGTGGTCCCCCCAATAATACATCACTGCCTCAGTATACATCAAGTAA harbors:
- the H1-8 gene encoding histone H1.8 produces the protein MGPKKMAAAADGETTSGKTKEKPKVVKMKTLSRPSTLSMVVEALKKNPERKGTSVPAIRKHILLAHPTADPVRLRYLLRNALNKGLEKGILVRPRNSNASGATGRFKLAKPGAKPKVEGENMDPNVQPKEKTVKPKKKVVTVSKKPKAAKVGSKAVENMEDKAADKKESPPEAKAAGSKPKKSAAEKTDKGSTVTKKPKAQALSAEGAKPKKEPVKKTKDGEEKPTAKSSKKAKK